A genomic stretch from Pirellulales bacterium includes:
- a CDS encoding helix-turn-helix domain-containing protein, giving the protein MTIAETQKQWASDTRGLQSVRVVAEFLAISRSKVYALMESGDLPYVKLGKSRRVRWSDVLTLVDNNTVAR; this is encoded by the coding sequence ATGACGATCGCAGAGACGCAAAAACAATGGGCCTCCGACACCCGCGGACTTCAGTCAGTCCGCGTCGTCGCGGAGTTTCTGGCTATTAGTCGCTCGAAGGTCTATGCGCTGATGGAAAGTGGAGACCTTCCTTACGTCAAACTCGGCAAGTCCCGCCGCGTGCGATGGTCCGACGTCTTAACGCTCGTCGACAACAATACTGTCGCGCGATAG
- a CDS encoding HTH domain-containing protein: MKQQSADPAVVEVKSKRNAETEKPKKLSALAAAALILAEEGRPMTTQQMIHAMAAKGYWSTPGGKTPHATLYSAILREISQKAKDARFAKAERGKFVIAG; encoded by the coding sequence ATGAAGCAGCAATCTGCAGATCCGGCGGTTGTCGAGGTTAAATCCAAGAGGAACGCTGAAACTGAGAAGCCCAAAAAGCTGAGCGCATTGGCTGCAGCAGCACTCATTTTAGCCGAGGAAGGTCGGCCGATGACCACGCAGCAAATGATTCACGCCATGGCTGCCAAGGGATACTGGAGCACCCCAGGCGGCAAAACACCGCACGCCACCCTTTATAGCGCGATCCTGCGCGAGATCAGCCAGAAGGCGAAAGACGCTCGCTTTGCAAAGGCCGAACGCGGCAAATTCGTGATCGCGGGATAG
- a CDS encoding DNA modification methylase: MKVELWNLSDIRPYPGNPRINHDAVAAVAASIREFGFRQPIVVDIEGVIICGHTRWKAALKLGLKNVPIHIANDLSPEQVKAYRIADNQTASLAEWDNELLSLELLELQSLNFDLESLGFDQDELVELLNPDLKEGLCDPDDVPALPDEATTQSGDLWILGNHRLLCADSSNLEDVDRLLDGATIHLVNADPPYNVKVEPRSNNAIAAGLSSFAGPKHHQSMDVARHPTKSKPTGRKLRAKDRPLANDFVTDEAFNGLLAAWFGNMARVLAPGRGFYIWGGYANCANYPPVLKATGLYFSQALIWVKEHPVLTRKDFMGNHEWCFYGWREGAAHQWLGPTNATDVWSIKKVNPQSMIHLTEKPVELAVRAMKYSSRTGENVLDLFGGSGSTLIAAEQTGRHAYLMELDALYCDVIVQRWEKFTGQKAERVSPALPSD; this comes from the coding sequence ATGAAAGTCGAATTGTGGAATTTGTCTGATATCAGGCCCTATCCGGGCAATCCTCGTATCAACCATGACGCCGTCGCCGCGGTAGCCGCCAGTATCCGCGAGTTCGGCTTTCGGCAACCAATCGTTGTCGACATCGAAGGCGTCATCATCTGCGGTCATACGCGGTGGAAGGCAGCATTGAAGCTTGGCCTCAAAAACGTGCCGATCCACATCGCCAACGATTTATCGCCCGAACAGGTCAAAGCGTACCGCATTGCGGACAATCAGACTGCGAGTCTGGCGGAATGGGATAACGAGTTGCTTTCCCTCGAGTTGCTCGAATTGCAGTCGTTAAATTTTGATCTCGAGTCATTGGGTTTCGATCAGGACGAGCTGGTGGAACTGCTCAATCCTGATCTGAAGGAAGGCCTTTGCGACCCTGATGACGTGCCAGCACTACCAGACGAGGCGACAACTCAGTCAGGCGACCTATGGATTCTCGGCAACCACCGATTGCTATGTGCCGATTCAAGCAACCTCGAAGACGTTGACCGCCTACTTGACGGCGCAACGATTCATCTGGTAAACGCCGATCCGCCGTACAACGTCAAGGTCGAGCCCCGTAGCAACAATGCGATCGCCGCGGGCCTTTCATCGTTTGCCGGGCCGAAGCATCACCAGTCGATGGACGTCGCCCGCCACCCCACGAAGTCCAAACCCACAGGTAGAAAACTCCGCGCCAAGGATCGGCCACTTGCTAATGATTTCGTGACTGATGAAGCCTTCAATGGCTTGTTGGCAGCCTGGTTCGGCAACATGGCCCGCGTTCTCGCACCCGGCCGCGGTTTTTATATCTGGGGCGGCTACGCAAACTGTGCGAACTACCCCCCAGTGCTGAAGGCGACGGGACTGTACTTCTCGCAAGCTCTCATTTGGGTGAAGGAACACCCCGTGCTTACGCGAAAGGATTTCATGGGGAATCACGAGTGGTGTTTTTATGGCTGGCGAGAAGGAGCTGCTCACCAGTGGCTCGGGCCCACGAACGCGACCGACGTGTGGAGCATTAAGAAGGTGAACCCACAGTCCATGATCCATCTGACTGAAAAGCCGGTTGAGCTCGCTGTGCGAGCGATGAAGTACTCCTCGCGCACCGGCGAGAACGTGCTGGACCTGTTCGGCGGCTCTGGGTCGACGTTGATCGCGGCGGAACAGACCGGTCGACATGCCTACTTGATGGAGCTCGACGCTCTTTATTGCGACGTGATTGTTCAGCGTTGGGAGAAGTTCACGGGGCAGAAGGCGGAACGCGTATCCCCAGCACTGCCATCAGATTGA
- a CDS encoding helix-turn-helix domain-containing protein — translation MPPDRSKKLAIQKRRHAVADLYLKGWSQTAIAEQLGICQTTVCVDLKKIRQQWRESAVRDFDEARQVELLKLDRIEREAWAGWERSQKPTQAAVISSEIGRERTRKSSKNQVGDPKFLEQVLRCILNRRAMLGLDAPTRIAPVMSEPVRMTPEQRQQHIDAIIEERKRMLVRTPDHNNGQALLVKPSAHSSENSP, via the coding sequence ATGCCGCCCGACCGCAGCAAGAAATTAGCGATTCAGAAGCGGCGCCACGCCGTAGCGGATTTGTATTTGAAAGGCTGGAGCCAGACTGCCATCGCCGAGCAACTAGGAATTTGTCAGACGACGGTCTGCGTCGATCTCAAAAAGATCCGTCAACAATGGCGGGAGTCCGCCGTCCGCGATTTCGATGAAGCTCGACAGGTCGAATTGCTGAAACTGGATCGAATCGAGCGCGAGGCTTGGGCTGGTTGGGAGCGGTCGCAAAAGCCGACACAGGCGGCAGTCATCTCTAGCGAGATAGGTCGGGAGCGGACGCGCAAGAGTTCGAAGAACCAAGTCGGCGACCCCAAGTTCTTGGAACAAGTACTCCGATGCATTCTCAACCGTCGGGCGATGCTGGGGCTCGACGCCCCAACCAGAATCGCGCCTGTGATGTCAGAACCCGTCCGCATGACACCGGAGCAACGGCAGCAACATATCGACGCAATTATCGAAGAGCGGAAGAGGATGTTGGTTCGTACTCCAGACCACAACAACGGCCAAGCTCTTCTCGTCAAGCCTAGCGCTCATTCATCCGAAAACTCTCCTTAG